The following proteins are co-located in the Argopecten irradians isolate NY chromosome 9, Ai_NY, whole genome shotgun sequence genome:
- the LOC138331200 gene encoding SWI/SNF-related matrix-associated actin-dependent regulator of chromatin subfamily B member 1-like isoform X1: MAMVGTKTFGDMPNKFQIEEGGEYYYVGSEVGNYLRMFRGSLYKKYPSMWRRLLTVEERKRVATLGTGAPALATNITLLKAVEVDNILEGNDDQYKAVSISSDTSYTRDAKAKRNTWVTTVPSSSHHLDAVPCSTSINRNRLGKSKVRTFPLCFDDTDSPPNHENASLSEQLVPIRLDMEYEGQKLRDCFTWNKNESLITPEQFAEIMCDDLDLNPINFVPAVAQAIRQQIEAFPTDNLLDQQADQRVILKLNIHVGNISLVDQFEWDMSEPENSPEEFSMKLCAELGLGGEFVTSIAYSIRGQLSWHQRTYAFSSEAPLPTVEVAIRNQNEADQWCPFLETLTDAEMEKKIRDQDRNTRRMRRLANTAPSW, from the exons ATGGCGATGGTTGGAACAAAGACCTTCGGCGATATGCCGAACAAATTTCAGATTGAAGAAGGCGGAGAGTACTACTATGTTGGATCTGAA GTCGGCAATTACCTTCGAATGTTTAGGGGTTCTTTATATAAAAAGTACCCGTCTATGTGGAGACGTCTTCTTACTGTTGAGGAACGTAAAAGAGTTGCAACTTTGG GTACAGGTGCACCAGCCCTTGCCACCAACATAACACTGCTGAAAGCTGTTGAGGTTGACAACATCTTGGAAGGAAATGATGACCAGTATAAAGCTGTATCAATCAGTAGTGATACCTCTTACACAAg GGACGCCAAAGCCAAGAGAAACACATGGGTAACAACTGTTCCAAGTAGTTCTCACCACCTCGACGCTGTGCCCTGTTCAACCTCCATCAACAGGAACCGCCTCGGCAAGTCCAAAGTCCGCACATTCCCGCTGTG TTTTGATGACACAGACTCCCCACCAAATCATGAAAATGCCAGTTTATCAGAACAACTTGTACCAATTCGACTAGATATGGAGTACGAAGGACAAAAACTCAGAGACTGTTTCACATGGAACAAAAATG AATCACTCATCACACCAGAACAATTTGCAGAGATCATGTGTGATGATTTAGACCTCAATCCCATCAACTTTGTACCAGCTGTTGCCCAGGCGATTCGTCAGCAAATCGAGGCGTTCCCAACAGACAACCTTCTAGACCAGCAGGCCGACCAACGGGTTATACTCAAG CTGAATATACACGTAGGAAACATTTCCCTGGTCGACCAGTTTGAGTGGGACATGTCCGAACCAGAAAACTCCCCTGAAGAGTTCTCAATGAAACTGTGTGCTGAACTAG GGCTAGGAGGCGAGTTTGTAACATCTATCGCCTACAGCATCAGAGGGCAGCTGAGCTGGCACCAAAGGACATACGCCTTTAG CAGTGAAGCTCCTCTGCCCACCGTAGAAGTTGCCATCAGAAATCAAAATGAGGCTGACCAGTGGTGTCCATTCCTAGAGACACTGACCGACGCAGAGATGGAGAAGAAAATCAGGGACCAAGACAGAAACACAAG
- the LOC138331200 gene encoding SWI/SNF-related matrix-associated actin-dependent regulator of chromatin subfamily B member 1-like isoform X2 codes for MAMVGTKTFGDMPNKFQIEEGGEYYYVGSEVGNYLRMFRGSLYKKYPSMWRRLLTVEERKRVATLGTGAPALATNITLLKAVEVDNILEGNDDQYKAVSISSDTSYTRDAKAKRNTWVTTVPSSSHHLDAVPCSTSINRNRLGKSKVRTFPLCFDDTDSPPNHENASLSEQLVPIRLDMEYEGQKLRDCFTWNKNESLITPEQFAEIMCDDLDLNPINFVPAVAQAIRQQIEAFPTDNLLDQQADQRVILKLNIHVGNISLVDQFEWDMSEPENSPEEFSMKLCAELGLGGEFVTSIAYSIRGQLSWHQRTYAFSEAPLPTVEVAIRNQNEADQWCPFLETLTDAEMEKKIRDQDRNTRRMRRLANTAPSW; via the exons ATGGCGATGGTTGGAACAAAGACCTTCGGCGATATGCCGAACAAATTTCAGATTGAAGAAGGCGGAGAGTACTACTATGTTGGATCTGAA GTCGGCAATTACCTTCGAATGTTTAGGGGTTCTTTATATAAAAAGTACCCGTCTATGTGGAGACGTCTTCTTACTGTTGAGGAACGTAAAAGAGTTGCAACTTTGG GTACAGGTGCACCAGCCCTTGCCACCAACATAACACTGCTGAAAGCTGTTGAGGTTGACAACATCTTGGAAGGAAATGATGACCAGTATAAAGCTGTATCAATCAGTAGTGATACCTCTTACACAAg GGACGCCAAAGCCAAGAGAAACACATGGGTAACAACTGTTCCAAGTAGTTCTCACCACCTCGACGCTGTGCCCTGTTCAACCTCCATCAACAGGAACCGCCTCGGCAAGTCCAAAGTCCGCACATTCCCGCTGTG TTTTGATGACACAGACTCCCCACCAAATCATGAAAATGCCAGTTTATCAGAACAACTTGTACCAATTCGACTAGATATGGAGTACGAAGGACAAAAACTCAGAGACTGTTTCACATGGAACAAAAATG AATCACTCATCACACCAGAACAATTTGCAGAGATCATGTGTGATGATTTAGACCTCAATCCCATCAACTTTGTACCAGCTGTTGCCCAGGCGATTCGTCAGCAAATCGAGGCGTTCCCAACAGACAACCTTCTAGACCAGCAGGCCGACCAACGGGTTATACTCAAG CTGAATATACACGTAGGAAACATTTCCCTGGTCGACCAGTTTGAGTGGGACATGTCCGAACCAGAAAACTCCCCTGAAGAGTTCTCAATGAAACTGTGTGCTGAACTAG GGCTAGGAGGCGAGTTTGTAACATCTATCGCCTACAGCATCAGAGGGCAGCTGAGCTGGCACCAAAGGACATACGCCTTTAG TGAAGCTCCTCTGCCCACCGTAGAAGTTGCCATCAGAAATCAAAATGAGGCTGACCAGTGGTGTCCATTCCTAGAGACACTGACCGACGCAGAGATGGAGAAGAAAATCAGGGACCAAGACAGAAACACAAG